From a region of the Candidatus Jettenia caeni genome:
- a CDS encoding sulfatase: MKRKEIEMGTTSHQQQWFRRFSGLLFTVLVMLVATVSCQSPRSTVLPIPEPPFKGKMGRTYKESQPDKIPITRAPAGAPNVLVILIDDCGFGQWSTFGGQISTPNLDRLAENGLRYTRFHTTALCSPTRAALLSGRNHHSVGTGVVTEIGTAYPGYTGQIPKNAAMISEILRQNGYSTAFFGKNHNVPDWETSISGPYDRWPGLQGFDHFYGFIGGEANQWAPALYRDNQPVEMKVPKGKEGHYTLNDSLADEAIKYIFQQKSVTPDRPFFIYFAPGATHAPHHVPKEWLDKFKGQFDQGWDKYREETYQRQLKLGVIPPGTKLTPRPKEIPAYNSLTPDQKRVAARLMEAFAAYTAQTDYEVGRILDAVEQTGQLHNTLIFWIIGDNGASMEGTLYGAFNEMAALGGIQEDPSYLLKHLDEIGGPTAYNHYPVGWAWAMNTPFQWGKQVASHLGGTRNPMVIAWQGRITDQGGIRTQFHHIIDIVPTILEAVKIAEPTEVSGVKQKPIEGVSMMYSFNSASAKGTRHVQYFEMFGNRALYKDGWVAACRHGRLPWTMGSYDFDKDNWELYDLAHDFSEDNDVAAQYPDKLKDLQDAFWVEAKKYQVLPLDDRLTERVDPTLRPSLIEGRTKFTYYPGSIRIPESSAAQIKNRSHTITAYVDVPQGGADGVLAAEGGVVGGYTLYIKDGRPTYEYNYVTQVRYKVTGSEVMAPGPNTIRMEFSYDGGGLGRGGTVTLFVNDKKVGEGRIEKTGWGRFSADETFDIGEDTGSPVSADYASPNRFTGTLKKVEIDTQPMNLSAVDKQKIRTTKREARLAME, from the coding sequence ATGAAACGAAAGGAGATTGAAATGGGTACAACCAGTCATCAGCAACAGTGGTTCCGGAGATTCTCTGGCCTGTTGTTTACAGTATTAGTTATGTTGGTGGCCACGGTGTCGTGTCAGTCCCCGCGCAGCACGGTACTGCCCATACCTGAGCCACCGTTTAAGGGAAAGATGGGGCGTACCTACAAAGAATCGCAGCCCGATAAGATTCCGATCACCAGGGCGCCAGCCGGTGCTCCGAATGTCCTGGTTATTCTGATCGATGATTGCGGGTTCGGTCAGTGGAGTACCTTTGGTGGTCAGATTTCAACACCTAACCTCGACCGCCTGGCAGAAAACGGGTTGCGCTATACACGGTTCCACACCACGGCACTGTGCTCTCCAACCCGTGCGGCACTGCTGTCCGGACGCAACCACCATTCGGTTGGTACGGGAGTGGTCACCGAAATTGGAACTGCGTATCCCGGCTATACCGGTCAAATTCCTAAAAATGCGGCGATGATCTCGGAAATCCTGCGGCAAAACGGATACAGCACAGCCTTCTTCGGCAAGAACCATAATGTTCCGGATTGGGAGACCAGTATTTCGGGTCCGTACGACCGTTGGCCTGGCCTGCAAGGCTTCGATCATTTTTATGGCTTTATCGGCGGGGAAGCGAATCAGTGGGCTCCTGCCCTGTACCGTGACAACCAGCCGGTTGAGATGAAGGTTCCGAAAGGAAAAGAAGGGCACTACACCCTTAACGACTCGCTGGCAGACGAAGCCATCAAGTACATCTTTCAGCAGAAATCGGTTACTCCCGACCGACCATTTTTTATCTACTTCGCACCCGGAGCCACCCATGCCCCGCATCACGTGCCGAAGGAGTGGCTGGACAAGTTCAAAGGACAATTCGATCAGGGCTGGGACAAGTACCGCGAAGAAACCTATCAGCGGCAGCTTAAGTTGGGTGTGATCCCGCCCGGCACGAAGCTGACACCGCGGCCCAAGGAGATACCGGCCTACAACTCGTTGACGCCAGACCAGAAACGTGTTGCCGCACGCTTGATGGAAGCATTCGCAGCGTATACTGCCCAGACCGATTATGAAGTGGGGCGCATCCTCGATGCCGTGGAGCAGACTGGTCAACTGCATAACACACTCATCTTCTGGATTATTGGGGATAACGGCGCTTCGATGGAAGGAACACTTTACGGTGCCTTCAATGAAATGGCGGCCCTTGGCGGAATACAGGAAGACCCGTCTTATCTGCTGAAGCACCTGGATGAGATCGGCGGGCCGACTGCCTATAACCACTATCCGGTAGGTTGGGCCTGGGCCATGAACACACCGTTTCAATGGGGCAAGCAGGTTGCTTCGCACCTGGGAGGCACACGCAACCCGATGGTAATTGCCTGGCAGGGTCGTATTACGGATCAAGGCGGCATTCGCACTCAGTTCCACCACATCATTGACATTGTGCCCACGATCCTGGAAGCGGTGAAGATTGCCGAACCTACCGAAGTCAGCGGTGTGAAGCAGAAGCCAATCGAGGGTGTCAGCATGATGTACAGCTTCAACAGTGCGAGTGCCAAGGGTACGCGACACGTGCAGTATTTCGAGATGTTCGGCAATCGTGCATTGTACAAGGACGGTTGGGTTGCCGCTTGCCGGCATGGGCGCCTGCCATGGACGATGGGGTCTTACGACTTTGATAAAGATAACTGGGAGCTTTACGACCTGGCGCACGATTTCAGCGAAGATAATGACGTCGCTGCACAATATCCCGACAAGCTAAAGGATCTCCAGGATGCGTTCTGGGTCGAGGCTAAAAAATACCAGGTACTCCCGTTGGACGACCGTCTTACCGAGCGCGTTGATCCAACCTTACGCCCCAGCCTGATTGAGGGACGAACCAAGTTCACCTACTATCCGGGGTCTATACGCATCCCTGAAAGCTCTGCAGCCCAGATCAAAAACAGATCGCACACAATTACGGCATACGTGGATGTGCCGCAGGGAGGGGCGGATGGAGTTTTGGCAGCCGAGGGTGGGGTGGTGGGAGGTTATACACTCTACATTAAGGATGGGCGGCCCACCTATGAGTACAACTACGTCACGCAGGTCCGTTACAAGGTGACCGGCTCCGAAGTTATGGCGCCGGGACCGAATACCATTCGCATGGAATTCTCCTATGATGGCGGTGGTCTTGGCAGAGGTGGCACAGTGACGCTCTTTGTGAATGACAAGAAGGTTGGCGAGGGCCGGATTGAAAAGACCGGGTGGGGACGTTTTTCGGCAGACGAGACATTCGATATTGGTGAAGATACAGGATCACCCGTGAGCGCTGATTATGCCTCGCCGAATCGCTTCACCGGTACGCTGAAGAAGGTGGAAATTGATACCCAGCCGATGAACTTAAGCGCTGTTGACAAGCAGAAAATCCGAACCACGAAGCGGGAGGCAAGGCTAGCGATGGAATAA
- a CDS encoding ribonuclease, whose translation MKEKDQAMNRREMLMTLGVTATGIAAATLPTAEAAGEKKPTPGAPGEKNPYGSPPGTGISMPPYYLPTPSVRNKNNYFPQSETLGPDEMRIIFMGSNPWPPRMTQASTCIMVELGGAKRLFFDFGPGCLRNIVANQVPVPEINDIFITHLHIDHFGELPYLYQFAPFNGRWKPLCVIGPSGRTPALGTKAVCEAIKKMGAWTSAWSVGPMADGYEIDVSEFDFRDDGGICYDKDGVKVTHWRRSHGVDGASAYRLDWNGLSFVWTGDGKPDQLTAKYAKGVDVFVTEMAIDMVNLWALKQGVAPFMGAFTVDNLHTPHYGVGYLANLVQPRLAMACHVSYDRELIGEMMAGIRTHYKGMFAFGIDHTVVNVTKERVWIREAALPETTNTVRPSLEWVIQHNFGGKIPGEIAIKNPFIANQEQGIRDQEIDPALFTPKDQIREWARLPAEMKINLAEMLGITSAKK comes from the coding sequence ATGAAAGAAAAAGACCAAGCTATGAATCGACGTGAGATGCTTATGACCTTAGGTGTAACTGCAACAGGTATTGCTGCAGCCACTCTTCCTACGGCGGAGGCGGCTGGTGAAAAGAAACCCACGCCTGGTGCACCCGGAGAGAAAAACCCTTATGGGTCGCCGCCGGGCACCGGCATTTCGATGCCTCCTTACTACCTGCCGACGCCCTCGGTTAGGAACAAGAACAACTACTTCCCGCAAAGTGAGACGCTCGGTCCGGATGAGATGCGCATTATCTTCATGGGTAGCAACCCCTGGCCGCCACGCATGACCCAGGCCAGTACCTGCATTATGGTGGAGCTGGGCGGGGCCAAGCGGCTGTTTTTCGATTTCGGGCCTGGCTGCCTGCGCAATATCGTTGCCAACCAGGTGCCGGTGCCGGAAATCAATGATATCTTCATCACCCATCTGCACATCGACCATTTCGGCGAACTGCCCTACCTGTACCAATTCGCCCCGTTTAACGGGCGCTGGAAACCGCTGTGCGTGATTGGCCCGTCAGGCCGAACGCCGGCGCTGGGCACCAAGGCCGTATGTGAAGCTATCAAGAAGATGGGCGCCTGGACTTCAGCGTGGTCTGTGGGGCCAATGGCTGACGGTTATGAGATCGATGTCTCCGAGTTCGACTTCAGGGATGATGGTGGCATCTGTTACGACAAGGACGGTGTGAAGGTGACTCATTGGCGGCGCTCTCACGGCGTGGACGGCGCCTCAGCATACCGGCTGGACTGGAACGGCCTTTCCTTCGTCTGGACTGGCGACGGCAAGCCCGACCAGCTTACCGCCAAGTACGCCAAAGGCGTAGACGTGTTTGTCACCGAGATGGCCATCGATATGGTAAACCTGTGGGCATTGAAACAAGGTGTAGCACCTTTCATGGGGGCATTTACGGTTGACAATCTGCACACGCCGCACTACGGTGTCGGCTACCTGGCAAACCTGGTGCAGCCGCGGCTTGCCATGGCCTGCCATGTCTCCTACGATCGCGAATTAATCGGCGAGATGATGGCTGGTATACGGACGCACTACAAAGGCATGTTTGCCTTTGGTATCGATCACACTGTTGTTAATGTCACTAAGGAGCGTGTCTGGATCCGCGAGGCAGCGTTACCGGAGACAACTAATACCGTCCGCCCGAGCCTGGAGTGGGTCATCCAGCACAACTTCGGTGGTAAGATACCGGGTGAGATAGCAATCAAAAATCCGTTTATTGCCAATCAGGAGCAAGGGATCCGCGATCAGGAAATTGATCCTGCGCTCTTCACCCCCAAGGACCAGATACGGGAATGGGCACGGTTGCCCGCCGAGATGAAGATCAACCTGGCCGAAATGCTCGGCATCACGTCGGCGAAGAAGTAA
- a CDS encoding sulfatase, giving the protein MRARTAAELIVSLALLCLSLVGNLAGQEVLPRPEPPFHGQIGLSIKDSKPYFPKPIQAPKGAPNIVLVLLDDVGFGAASTFGGPCETPTLERLAKSGLRYTQFHTTALCSPTRAALLTGCNHHSVHTGTIMEMATGFPGYDSLMGKDTATVAEILKQKGWNTAWFGKNHNVPDWQSSQAGPFDLWPTGLGFEHFYGFIGGETSQWRPAVFDGTRPIEPYLGNSDYNFDYDMADQAILWVRNQQTIAPGRPFLLYYAPGATHSPHHPKKEWIAKYKGQFDQGWDKMREETLARQKELGLVPANTRLTKRHTGIPAWDSLKPEQKQLYAYMMEIYAGFLEQTDYNIGRVLDAIEKLGQLDNTLVIYLVGDNGASAEGGPGGLLNELTSLNGLFEDEKQTLQRKDDLGTWKTHNHYPYGWAHAMDTPFQWTKQIASHYGGTRNAMVISWPARIKDRGGIRSQWHHTIDIVPTILDVCGMQAPSVVNGVTQKPIEGVSMAYSFDNAKSPPARHTQYFEMFGNRAIYHDGWLACTTPKSAPWEDVTIVPEAAKQDVIIGSKWELYHVTEDFSQAANVADQNPDKLRELQLLFYAEAARYNVLPIDDSKIERFNVSVRPSLTRSRSEFTYYQGQKRIPEGAAPDIKNKSFRITAEVMLAKGDEQGVVLTQGGLFGGYALLFQAGKPVFHYNLANMAHFNIAAKDALAPGQHTIVFDFQYDGGGYGKGGTGTLNVDGKQIAQGRIAGTVPMRITFDETLDVGEDTGTGVSEDYDMPFKFTGKIGKVIVTLGETKMSAVDQKAMQEMAGGKPARSTEPKDAEPATQQANATVLKELNFADRKDFEDAQRGLIAGPASAVIRDSDGKEVWNLQAYDFLKQKDAPATVNPSLWRQDRLNMNAGLFKVVDRIYQVCGLDLSNMTIVEGDKGVILIDPLISAETARAALDLYYQHREKRPIVAVIYTHSHVDHFGGVKGVVDDADVKAGNIRIFAPERFLEAATSENLTAGTVMGRRSDYWYGIVLPRGERGQVDAGIGKASSIGRTTLIAPTDIITKTGEKRIIDGVEMIFHMAPDTEVPAEMMIFFPQFKVFNSTELACHTLHNVLTLRGAQVRDAYKWALYLNEAIAMYGDQIEILIAQHNWPRWGHDRAIKFLKDQRDMYKYIHDQALRLANKGYTMSEIGPMLKLPSSLSRKWYARDYYGTVNHNAKAVYQKYLGWYDMNPANLNPLPPKELAKNYIRYMGGAKAVIAKARADFKKGEYRWVAQAINHVVFADPNNKEARNLQADVLEQLGYQAEAFTWRNNYLTAAYELRNGVHTVSRGAGSLDVITAMTIPMFFDFMGVQLNGPKADGKVIILNWNFTDVGEKYVLNLENSALTYMPNRQDPKLTLQLHLPGQCLMQSLWKKQHSKRRLHPEI; this is encoded by the coding sequence ATGAGAGCAAGAACAGCAGCCGAGCTTATTGTCAGTCTTGCCCTGCTTTGTTTGAGTCTAGTCGGTAACCTCGCTGGACAGGAGGTCCTACCACGACCGGAGCCACCCTTTCATGGGCAGATTGGACTGAGCATCAAAGACTCTAAGCCCTACTTTCCAAAGCCGATTCAGGCGCCCAAAGGGGCGCCCAATATTGTCCTGGTGCTCCTGGATGATGTTGGTTTCGGAGCAGCCAGTACGTTCGGTGGGCCATGCGAAACACCTACGCTGGAACGGCTGGCAAAGAGCGGGCTACGCTACACGCAGTTCCACACAACGGCGCTGTGCTCGCCTACCCGTGCGGCGCTGCTTACCGGGTGCAACCATCACTCGGTACACACCGGCACTATTATGGAGATGGCCACGGGCTTTCCCGGTTATGACAGCCTGATGGGTAAGGATACCGCGACCGTTGCCGAAATCCTTAAGCAGAAAGGCTGGAATACTGCCTGGTTCGGCAAAAATCACAACGTGCCGGATTGGCAAAGCAGCCAGGCCGGGCCGTTCGACCTCTGGCCGACCGGGTTGGGTTTCGAGCATTTCTATGGGTTCATCGGCGGCGAGACAAGCCAGTGGCGGCCGGCAGTGTTTGATGGCACACGGCCCATCGAGCCGTACTTAGGCAACTCTGACTACAACTTCGATTACGACATGGCCGATCAGGCGATACTTTGGGTACGCAACCAGCAAACCATTGCACCCGGACGGCCGTTCTTACTCTATTACGCGCCGGGGGCAACACATTCACCTCATCATCCGAAAAAGGAGTGGATAGCGAAGTACAAAGGCCAGTTCGATCAGGGCTGGGATAAGATGCGCGAGGAAACGCTGGCGCGGCAGAAAGAGCTTGGTCTGGTACCGGCCAACACCCGGTTGACCAAACGCCACACAGGGATACCGGCGTGGGACTCCCTCAAGCCGGAGCAGAAGCAACTCTATGCCTACATGATGGAGATCTATGCCGGCTTTCTTGAACAGACGGACTACAACATTGGCCGCGTGCTGGATGCGATAGAGAAACTTGGACAACTCGACAACACGCTGGTGATTTACCTCGTCGGCGACAACGGCGCAAGTGCCGAGGGAGGTCCCGGCGGCCTTCTCAATGAACTTACCAGCTTGAACGGCCTTTTCGAAGATGAAAAGCAGACCCTCCAACGAAAGGACGATCTGGGTACGTGGAAGACACACAACCATTACCCGTACGGCTGGGCACACGCGATGGACACACCATTCCAGTGGACGAAGCAGATTGCCTCGCATTACGGCGGTACACGCAATGCGATGGTCATCTCCTGGCCTGCCCGTATCAAGGACCGGGGAGGAATTCGTTCCCAGTGGCATCACACGATTGATATCGTCCCGACAATCCTCGACGTGTGCGGCATGCAAGCACCCTCCGTCGTCAACGGCGTCACACAAAAGCCGATCGAGGGAGTAAGCATGGCTTATTCGTTCGACAATGCGAAGTCGCCGCCGGCCCGCCATACGCAGTACTTTGAGATGTTCGGTAACCGGGCTATCTATCACGATGGTTGGTTGGCATGCACGACGCCGAAGTCAGCGCCATGGGAGGACGTCACCATTGTCCCCGAGGCGGCTAAGCAGGACGTGATCATCGGCTCTAAGTGGGAACTGTATCACGTTACCGAGGACTTCAGCCAAGCCGCCAACGTGGCTGACCAGAATCCCGACAAGCTCCGCGAACTGCAGTTGCTGTTCTACGCCGAGGCGGCCAGGTATAACGTGTTGCCGATAGACGACAGTAAGATCGAGCGGTTTAACGTATCCGTTCGGCCCAGCCTCACACGCAGCCGGTCTGAGTTCACTTATTATCAGGGTCAGAAGCGCATCCCGGAAGGTGCTGCACCTGACATAAAGAATAAGTCGTTTCGCATCACTGCCGAGGTGATGCTTGCGAAGGGTGACGAGCAAGGAGTCGTGTTGACACAGGGCGGACTGTTTGGCGGCTACGCGCTGCTGTTTCAGGCCGGCAAGCCGGTCTTCCACTACAACCTGGCGAACATGGCGCACTTCAACATCGCCGCCAAGGATGCACTTGCCCCCGGCCAGCACACAATCGTATTCGATTTCCAATATGACGGTGGTGGTTATGGCAAAGGCGGCACCGGCACGCTCAACGTGGACGGCAAGCAAATTGCCCAGGGACGGATAGCCGGCACTGTTCCCATGCGCATCACGTTCGATGAAACCCTCGATGTCGGTGAAGACACCGGCACAGGTGTGAGCGAGGATTACGACATGCCGTTCAAGTTCACCGGCAAGATCGGTAAAGTTATCGTTACCCTCGGTGAAACCAAGATGAGTGCTGTTGACCAAAAGGCAATGCAGGAGATGGCAGGGGGCAAGCCTGCCCGTTCTACTGAACCGAAGGATGCGGAGCCTGCTACACAACAGGCTAATGCTACCGTACTGAAGGAGCTCAACTTCGCTGACCGGAAAGACTTCGAAGATGCCCAGCGCGGCCTGATTGCCGGGCCGGCAAGCGCAGTCATTAGGGATAGTGATGGCAAAGAGGTGTGGAATCTTCAAGCCTATGATTTCCTGAAGCAAAAGGATGCCCCTGCCACTGTCAATCCGAGCCTGTGGCGCCAGGACCGGCTCAACATGAATGCAGGCCTGTTCAAGGTCGTGGACCGTATCTATCAGGTGTGCGGCTTAGACTTATCGAATATGACCATCGTCGAGGGTGATAAGGGCGTGATCCTCATTGACCCTCTCATCTCGGCAGAGACCGCTCGTGCTGCGCTCGATCTTTACTACCAGCATCGTGAAAAACGGCCGATAGTAGCGGTGATCTATACGCACAGCCATGTCGACCACTTTGGCGGGGTGAAGGGTGTGGTGGATGATGCCGATGTGAAGGCCGGCAATATCCGGATCTTCGCGCCGGAACGATTTCTGGAAGCAGCGACCAGTGAAAACCTCACGGCCGGTACTGTCATGGGCCGGCGTTCAGACTACTGGTACGGCATTGTTCTACCAAGAGGTGAGCGAGGCCAGGTGGATGCCGGCATCGGAAAGGCATCCTCTATAGGCAGGACCACACTGATTGCACCCACGGATATCATCACCAAGACAGGTGAGAAGCGGATCATTGACGGCGTGGAGATGATCTTCCACATGGCGCCCGATACAGAGGTACCTGCCGAGATGATGATCTTCTTCCCGCAGTTCAAGGTGTTCAACTCTACCGAGCTGGCGTGCCATACGCTGCACAATGTGCTAACGCTTCGCGGTGCTCAGGTGCGCGATGCCTACAAATGGGCACTCTACCTCAACGAGGCGATCGCTATGTATGGGGATCAGATTGAGATACTGATTGCTCAGCACAACTGGCCGCGCTGGGGGCACGACCGGGCAATAAAGTTCCTCAAGGACCAGCGTGATATGTACAAGTACATCCACGATCAGGCCCTAAGGCTGGCAAACAAGGGTTACACCATGTCCGAGATTGGTCCAATGCTCAAGCTGCCATCCAGTCTCTCCCGGAAGTGGTATGCCCGAGATTACTATGGAACGGTTAATCACAATGCGAAGGCCGTTTATCAGAAGTACCTGGGATGGTATGATATGAACCCGGCAAATCTCAACCCGCTGCCACCTAAAGAATTGGCTAAAAACTACATACGGTATATGGGGGGTGCCAAAGCTGTCATTGCAAAGGCACGCGCGGATTTCAAGAAAGGCGAATATCGATGGGTGGCCCAGGCGATAAACCACGTCGTCTTCGCCGATCCCAATAACAAGGAGGCGCGAAATCTCCAGGCAGATGTGTTGGAGCAACTCGGCTATCAGGCTGAAGCGTTCACCTGGCGCAACAACTATCTTACAGCGGCCTATGAACTGCGCAACGGGGTCCACACCGTTAGCAGAGGAGCCGGAAGTCTCGACGTGATTACGGCGATGACGATCCCGATGTTTTTCGATTTTATGGGGGTGCAGCTCAACGGTCCCAAGGCGGACGGCAAGGTGATTATTCTCAACTGGAATTTCACCGACGTGGGTGAGAAATACGTCTTAAACCTGGAGAACTCTGCCCTTACGTATATGCCGAATCGGCAGGACCCCAAGCTGACGCTACAATTACACTTACCCGGACAGTGTTTGATGCAATCACTATGGAAAAAACAACATTCGAAAAGGAGATTACATCCGGAAATATAA
- a CDS encoding cobalamin synthesis protein, whose protein sequence is MNIFNNTGISLTILTGFLGAGKTTMLNRILNGNHGLKVAVLVNDFGSINIDAELIVGIESNVISLANGCICCTIRDDLIATVMETINRPERPEYILLEASGVAEPSGIAMTFNNPSFRDRIRLDSILCVVDAEQVFTSPEFMDLKLFQMACADMIILNKVDLVGSDQVARIKEWLDSRFHCYRLIEAVQADVPLPVLLSVGRYDPTQADPNWYNLKHHDCRDSHCNQKHHHHDHSNVFGTWSYETDRPLSLDVLSEIVSKLPVNIYRAKGVMYTLDAPERRVILQVVGRRVDISLADEWGKRTPRTQIVAIGAAGAIDEESLRAKFEQCIGNSVAGH, encoded by the coding sequence ATGAACATCTTTAACAACACTGGAATTTCTCTTACAATCCTCACAGGCTTCCTCGGGGCAGGGAAGACTACGATGCTCAACCGTATCCTCAACGGCAATCATGGCCTAAAGGTGGCGGTGCTGGTTAATGATTTCGGTTCGATCAATATCGATGCCGAACTTATTGTGGGCATTGAAAGCAATGTCATCAGCCTCGCTAATGGTTGCATCTGCTGCACTATCCGCGATGACCTCATCGCGACGGTGATGGAGACGATCAATCGGCCAGAACGGCCTGAATACATCCTGTTGGAAGCCAGCGGCGTAGCCGAGCCTTCCGGTATTGCCATGACCTTCAACAATCCCAGTTTTCGCGACCGTATCCGTCTGGATAGCATCCTGTGTGTAGTGGATGCGGAGCAGGTATTTACCTCACCGGAGTTTATGGATCTGAAGCTCTTCCAGATGGCTTGTGCCGACATGATTATTCTGAATAAGGTGGATCTGGTGGGCTCCGACCAGGTCGCCAGGATCAAGGAATGGCTGGACAGCCGCTTTCACTGCTACAGACTTATCGAGGCCGTCCAGGCTGATGTGCCGCTCCCTGTTTTGCTTTCAGTCGGCCGCTATGATCCAACCCAGGCAGACCCGAACTGGTACAACTTAAAGCATCACGACTGCAGAGACTCTCACTGCAATCAAAAGCATCACCACCATGATCATTCGAATGTGTTCGGCACCTGGAGCTATGAGACTGATCGGCCGCTCTCGCTGGATGTGCTGAGTGAGATTGTGTCAAAGCTGCCGGTGAATATCTATCGGGCTAAGGGCGTTATGTACACCCTGGATGCACCGGAACGGCGGGTGATTTTACAAGTTGTTGGCAGGCGCGTGGACATCTCACTGGCAGATGAGTGGGGTAAGCGGACGCCACGGACACAAATTGTGGCCATTGGAGCAGCCGGTGCCATTGATGAGGAATCGTTGCGGGCTAAGTTCGAGCAGTGTATCGGCAATTCAGTGGCCGGCCACTGA